In Desulfonatronovibrio magnus, the genomic window CCCCATAAAAACATAAAAAGTAATAAGCCATGATGATGGGCAAAACCAGTGCCGAGGCCGGGCAGGAGCTTCTGGACCAGGGCAGATCCATGGACGAGATCAACAGTATTCTGCCCCACAAGGTCTTTCCCGGCAACAAGCCGTCCAACTCCATCTTATTGCCTGAACTTACCCCTGAAAATCTGGGCGCGCTCATCGCCCTTTATGAGCATAAGGTCTTTGTGCAGGGTGTGATCTGGAATATCAATTCCTTTGATCAATGGGGCGTGGAGCTGGGCAAACAGCTGGCCAAAGATATTGAGCCGGAGCTGGAAGACCCCTCACCTGTAAATAACCACGACAGCTCAACCAACGGACTGATTAATACCTGGAAAAAGATGTACTGGCTTTAACAGACCGCTCCCTGGTCTTCTCCTGCACCTGAGTCGGAGATGTCTTTTGCCAGGCACAGAACCCAAATGGGTTTTCCATGTTCGTTGCCAACAGGTTTAACCTGCAACTGATATGCTTTTTTCTCACCGGAGCCTGTAACTGATTTGCTCAAGACCTCCCCCTCTTCTCCACCGGCAAGCACCCTGCGGATAAGGCTAAGCTGCACACCATCTTCATCAGGCAGGAAAAGGTCGCCAAGAGTCTTCCCGAATATTTCTCCGGGCTTCCTTTTCAATTCCCGGGCAAAGGCGGTGTTCACAAAACGGTAAGTTTCATCGCTGTTGAGGATACATATCCGGTCTGTGGAGCTCTGGGCGAGCAAACGGTATAATTTTTGGCTTCGCTCCAGCTCATCCCGAGCCTTCTTCATCTCGGTTATGTCCACAAATGTCAGCACGGCACCCTCAATCACATTGTCCAGAGTACGGTAAGGCAGAATGCGCATGGTGTACCAGGAACCCATGCGGGTCTGAACTTCCACCTCTTTGGAGATCAAAGTGTCCAGCACGGCCTTGATATCTTCCACCAGATGGTCATACCCCACAAGATTGGAAACGATGTGAGCCACGGGTCGTCCTACATCGCTGGGAATCAGGTTGATGATCCTTGTAGCCGAGGGAGTAAATCGCAGGATACGCAGGTCATGATCAATAAAAATAGTGCCAATGCCTGTACCGGCCAGCAGATTATTCATGTCATTGTTGGCCCGGGTCAGTTCGGATACATTGGTTTGCAGTTCGGAATTGACCGTGGACAACTCTTCATTGACTGCCTGCAGTTCCTCTTTAGAAGTTTCAAGTTCTTCATTGGTGGATTGCAATTCTTCATTGACCGACTGCATATCCTCATTGGAGGATCTGAGTTCTTCATTGGAGGTCTGCAGTTCTTCAGTGGAAGTCAGGAGATATTCTTCCTTGGCCCTTAGTTCCTGTTCAAGGGCGGCAATGCGTGCTTCTGCGTCAATCAGGTCCGGCTGCCCTGTTTTTCCCCCATGGTCAAAAGAGGAGTCTTTTTGTCTTGCCGATTGCAGTTCCGAGACCTGTCTCTGTTCCAGAATTACCATATACAGATCAGTCTCTTGCCCGGTGTTTGAACCTGCAGCTATCGGTAAAACGGTCAGGTTGACAAAAATATAGTTACCATTGTTTTTGACCCGCAGGTCAGAATAACTCACCAGTTTTTGGTCCGAAACAACACTGTGCAGGGCGATGGTCAGGTTGTGCTTCAGACCTTCACGGGCCATCTTCAGGATGTTGTTTGTTCCGGCTTCGCCAGTAGCAGGCTCCAGATAAGATCCGGCGCGGCCATGCAGATACAGGATGTCGCCCCGGGAGTTAATGAGGGCCGCAACAGGCGACATCTGTCTCAAAAGGGCCTGTTCGGTCAGTTCACGCAGGGACGGTTTGCCGGGTCTGTCCGTCTTTGACGTAGTCGGAGATAATGGCCAGGCAGTTGATCTTGTGGACGGAGAAAAGAATTTAAGAGCCGCATGGTTGGTTTGGTAATGATCATCCTTACGTTCAAACAATTTTGACTTGCGATCCAGGGGGGCGAATAAATCGTTAAAATCCCCCACAGTCTCCGAAGTGCCAAGGAAAAGAAAACCTCCAGGATTCAGGGAGTAATGGAACAAAGGGATGATTTTTTTTTGCAGCTCCCCACCCATATAGATAAGCAGATTGCGGCAACAAATCAGGTCAAGCCTGGAAAAAGGGGGGTCCTTGATCACGTCCTGTTCGGAAAAAATCACCATATTACGGATTTTTTTGTGAATGCGAAAGGCGCTGCCATCGGGTTCAGCCACAAAAAAACGAGCCAGCCGTTCCCTGGTGATATCCGGAGCAATACTGGCCGGATACAGACCAGCCCTGGCCGTGGCTATAGCCTGGGAGTCAATATCCGTGGCAAAAACCTGAATATCGATACTTTGTTTCAGATTATCCTGATGTTCAGCCAGCAACATGGCCAGAGAATATGCTTCCTCGCCAGAGGAACAACCTACCGACCAGACCCGGATCGGATTTTTCTTTTTTTTCTTTTCGGATTCTCCGGTAAAAAGCCTGGGGATAACCTGTTGTTCCAATGTCTTGAAGGCTTCCTTGTCACGGAAAAAACTGGTCACGCCAATAAGCAGGTCACGAAACAATCCTTTCACTTCTGAAGGGTCCTGCTGCAGGAATTTGACGTATCCATCCATGGATTCGATCTGATGGACAGCCATGCGCCTTTCCACGCGGCGATGAATAGTGCTTGGCTTGTACTGGGAAAAATCATGTCCGGTCTGATCGCGCAATAGAATAAACATTTTTTTCAGGGCATTCTTAGGGGGCTGGACCATGGCGGACTTGGGGATATTGCCGAAGGCTTGGGCCACATAGGCCATGATCTGGGCGGGCATTTTTGCCGGCGGCAATTCATAGTCCACCAGCCCTGTGGCCAGGGCGCTGCGCGGCATGCCGTCATGCTCGGAGGATGCCAGGCTTTGGACCATGACCATGCCGCCCTCGCCCTTAATGGCTCGCACGCCCAGGGCGCCGTCGCTGCCCGTGCCCGAGAGCACCACGCAAATGGCCCGCTCACGTTTATCCTGAGCCAGAGACCTGAAAAAAAAATCAATGGGCAGGCGCTGACCCCGTGGAGCGGATGGTTCCAGCAGCTGCAGTGCGCCGTTTAAAAAGGCCATGTCGCGGCCCGGCGGGATTATATAGGCGCAGTTGGGTCGGACCGTCATTCCGTCCTCGACTTCAAATACCTGCATGCGGGTATAGCGCCTTATGAGTTCGGTAAGGATACTCTTGTGGTCCGGGGCCAGGTGCTGGACCAGGACAAAGGCCATACCAGGATCAATGTCCGCCGGCATGCCGGAAAAAAAGGCTTCAAAAGCAGCAAGTCCCCCGGCTGAGGCGCCGATGCCGACAATGGGAAAGTCCGGGGAAGAATCCTGGTCCGACTGTTTTATATCGGTGGAATCCGGTTCAGTCCTTTTTTCTTTGATGACCTTGGAAGATTTTGGAGGTTTTACCTTATTTTTTTGGGAGGAAGTCATGCCGGTCTCCTTGGACTTTGATCCTTATTAAAAAACGTCACTAATGATCAAGGGCAAGGAGTTTCAATTACATTTTACCGGTTAACAAAGCAAGATCATATCAAAATCCGTGATCTGTTGAGTTTTAAGTGAAAAGTTTTAAGCTGATTGTTGAAGAAATCAACAATCATTTCTGGCACTTGACAGTCAAAAGTTCTCTTAACCATTTGAATTCATTTACCATGATTCTACCTGTTCGTCATTCCGGCGAAAGCCGGAATCCAGTGTCTTTTCAATAGGATAAAAGACTGGATGCCGGATCAAAGCCTGTCCCGGACTTTGATCCGGCATCCGGCATGACCGGGAGAACTTTTGACTCTCAAGTTCTGGAAACAGATCATCCCTTAAGAACCGGAAGTGTAATGAAAAACCTGGATCCCTGGTCAGGGATGCTTTCCGCCCAGATTTGCCCTCCGTGTTTTTCAACAAATTCTCTGCACAGGATCAGCCCCAGGCCTGATCCTTTCCCC contains:
- a CDS encoding CheR family methyltransferase, producing MTSSQKNKVKPPKSSKVIKEKRTEPDSTDIKQSDQDSSPDFPIVGIGASAGGLAAFEAFFSGMPADIDPGMAFVLVQHLAPDHKSILTELIRRYTRMQVFEVEDGMTVRPNCAYIIPPGRDMAFLNGALQLLEPSAPRGQRLPIDFFFRSLAQDKRERAICVVLSGTGSDGALGVRAIKGEGGMVMVQSLASSEHDGMPRSALATGLVDYELPPAKMPAQIMAYVAQAFGNIPKSAMVQPPKNALKKMFILLRDQTGHDFSQYKPSTIHRRVERRMAVHQIESMDGYVKFLQQDPSEVKGLFRDLLIGVTSFFRDKEAFKTLEQQVIPRLFTGESEKKKKKNPIRVWSVGCSSGEEAYSLAMLLAEHQDNLKQSIDIQVFATDIDSQAIATARAGLYPASIAPDITRERLARFFVAEPDGSAFRIHKKIRNMVIFSEQDVIKDPPFSRLDLICCRNLLIYMGGELQKKIIPLFHYSLNPGGFLFLGTSETVGDFNDLFAPLDRKSKLFERKDDHYQTNHAALKFFSPSTRSTAWPLSPTTSKTDRPGKPSLRELTEQALLRQMSPVAALINSRGDILYLHGRAGSYLEPATGEAGTNNILKMAREGLKHNLTIALHSVVSDQKLVSYSDLRVKNNGNYIFVNLTVLPIAAGSNTGQETDLYMVILEQRQVSELQSARQKDSSFDHGGKTGQPDLIDAEARIAALEQELRAKEEYLLTSTEELQTSNEELRSSNEDMQSVNEELQSTNEELETSKEELQAVNEELSTVNSELQTNVSELTRANNDMNNLLAGTGIGTIFIDHDLRILRFTPSATRIINLIPSDVGRPVAHIVSNLVGYDHLVEDIKAVLDTLISKEVEVQTRMGSWYTMRILPYRTLDNVIEGAVLTFVDITEMKKARDELERSQKLYRLLAQSSTDRICILNSDETYRFVNTAFARELKRKPGEIFGKTLGDLFLPDEDGVQLSLIRRVLAGGEEGEVLSKSVTGSGEKKAYQLQVKPVGNEHGKPIWVLCLAKDISDSGAGEDQGAVC